From one Tachyglossus aculeatus isolate mTacAcu1 unplaced genomic scaffold, mTacAcu1.pri scaffold_102_arrow_ctg1, whole genome shotgun sequence genomic stretch:
- the LOC119922473 gene encoding olfactory receptor 14A16-like, with protein MGNLLIFAVTALDQSLHTIMYFFLRLFLVVLFAASELSLLTAMSYDRYVAICRRLHYEVLLDRRACGKMATASWFIGGLFGAMYTAGTFSLSFCGLHEVQQFFCDVHSSWPASGSRAKAFSTCLPHLIVITTFLCTAVSSYLKPMSDSSSTLEPQVSVVYTMGHRRPRVLRKNGCCLLAQRTGLFGAMYTAGPFSLGFCRLHEAQHFFCNVRFLLKVSHLLVSVYYTVLAPFLNPLIYILRTRDMEVALGRILRGHPFLHFHTLP; from the exons ATGGGGAACCTCCTCATcttcgccgtcaccgccctcgaccagagCCTCCACACcatcatgtacttcttcctcagac TCTTTCTGGTGGTCTTGTTTGCTGCCTCGGAGCTGtccctgctcacggcgatgtcctatgaccgctacgtggccatctgccgccgTCTGCACTACGAGGTTCTCCTGGACcgaagggcctgtgggaagatggcgaccGCCTCCTGGTTCATTGGGGGGCTATTCGGAGCGATGTACACAGCAGGAACGTTTTCCCTAAGCTTCTGCGGACTCCAcgaggtccagcagttcttctgtgatgtccactCCTCTTG GCCGGCCTCCgggagccgggccaaagccttctccacctgcctgcctcacctcatcgtGATCACCACCTTCCTCTGTACGgccgtctcctcctacctcaagcccatgtCTGACTCCTCCTCAACTCTGGAGCCGCAGGTTTCCGTggtctacaccatg GGTCATCGTCGACCGAGGGTGCTGCGTAAAAATGGCTgctgcctgctggctcagcgcACGGGACTGTTTGGGGCAATGTATACAGCCGGGCCATTCTCCTTAGGCTTCTGCAGACTCCACGAGGCCCAGCATTTCTTCTGTAATGTCCGCTTCCTGCTGAAGGTCTCTC acctgctggtgtccgtgtacTACACCGTGTTGGCCCccttcctgaaccccctcatctacatcctgaggaCCCGGGACATGGAAGTTGCCCTGGGGAGGATTCTTAGGGGGCATCCATTCCTCCA cttccacaCTCTTCCCTGA